A region from the Actinomycetes bacterium genome encodes:
- a CDS encoding DEAD/DEAH box helicase, with protein sequence MSATDPAVLVEHLTGDPDYRGQLVHLEQLPARPARLVALPDDLPELLLGRLRARGVAALWSHQAEAVALARSGTHAVVATGTASGKSLCYQLPVFEALLGGGRRTALYLSPTKALAHDQLRAIRSFALTGVRAASYDGDTPAEERPLVRRNANLVLTNPDMLHRAVLPAHERWGAFLGRLAYVVVDEAHTFRGVFGSHVAAVLRRLRRLANRYGARPVFLLASATLGNPAELAERLVGLPVEPVTADGSPRGPVAFALWEPPLLDETTGIRRSPNVEAAAWLSAGVEAGIRSLCFTRSRRAAELVATYTRRRVANVDRAARAEGERAARASGEPRALARRVRAYRAGYLAEERRELERGLASGELLAVAATNALELGMDIGGLDAVVLDGFPGTVASMWQQAGRAGRQGGPSLAVLVGSDDPLDAYLLHHPADLFGRPHESALVDPANPYVLAPHLECAAYEAPLTEEDLTLFGPAARDVAADLETEGTLRQRSGGLHTASGRTPAADIDLRNVGGPPVTIVLADSGQVIGTVDRARATSTVHRGAVYLHQGEPYRVAELDLVTGAALVEPAAGDEYTQARRDVGIEVVQPARRVDLPRSALWLGRVAVSDQVIGYELRRVGSGEILGYEELDLPPSLLPTVAYWYTLTPELLAAADLAPATVPGAAHAAEHAQIGLLPLFAMCDRWDIGGVSTAWHPDTGMATIFVYDGYPGGAGIAERGHLLAARHLRATRDTVRDCPCETGCPSCVQSPKCGNGNHPLDKAGAVRLLHELLADLDAPAAHDTAGPAAELSRPGTGR encoded by the coding sequence GTGTCCGCCACCGACCCCGCCGTCCTGGTCGAGCACCTCACCGGCGACCCCGACTACCGCGGCCAGCTCGTGCACCTGGAGCAGCTGCCGGCCCGACCCGCCCGCCTGGTCGCGCTCCCCGACGACCTGCCCGAGCTGCTCCTCGGCCGGCTCCGGGCACGGGGGGTGGCGGCGCTCTGGAGCCACCAGGCCGAGGCGGTCGCCCTCGCCCGTTCGGGCACCCACGCCGTCGTGGCCACCGGCACCGCATCGGGCAAGAGCCTCTGCTACCAGCTCCCGGTCTTCGAGGCCCTGCTCGGCGGCGGTCGCCGCACCGCCCTCTACCTGTCGCCCACCAAGGCGCTCGCCCACGACCAGCTCCGCGCCATCCGCTCGTTCGCGCTCACCGGCGTCCGGGCCGCCTCCTACGACGGCGACACCCCCGCCGAGGAGCGCCCCCTGGTCAGGCGGAACGCCAACCTCGTGCTCACCAACCCCGACATGCTCCACCGGGCCGTGCTCCCCGCCCACGAGCGATGGGGCGCGTTCCTCGGCCGGCTTGCCTACGTGGTCGTGGACGAGGCCCACACCTTCCGGGGGGTGTTCGGCTCGCATGTCGCGGCCGTGCTCCGCCGTCTGCGCCGGCTGGCCAACCGGTACGGCGCCCGGCCGGTCTTCCTGCTCGCCTCGGCCACCCTCGGCAACCCGGCCGAGCTGGCCGAGCGGCTCGTCGGCCTGCCGGTCGAACCGGTGACCGCCGACGGCTCGCCCCGCGGGCCGGTCGCCTTCGCCCTGTGGGAGCCGCCGCTGCTCGACGAGACCACCGGTATCCGGCGCAGCCCCAACGTCGAGGCGGCCGCCTGGCTCTCGGCCGGCGTGGAGGCCGGCATCCGCAGCCTGTGCTTCACCCGCTCCCGCCGGGCCGCCGAGCTCGTCGCCACCTACACCAGACGCCGGGTCGCCAACGTCGACCGGGCCGCGCGCGCCGAAGGCGAGCGGGCCGCGCGCGCCTCGGGTGAGCCGCGCGCCCTCGCCCGCCGCGTCCGCGCCTACCGGGCCGGCTACCTCGCGGAGGAGCGCCGCGAGCTCGAGCGCGGCCTCGCCAGCGGCGAGCTCCTCGCGGTCGCGGCCACCAATGCGCTGGAGCTCGGCATGGACATCGGCGGCCTCGACGCGGTCGTCCTGGACGGGTTCCCGGGCACAGTCGCGTCCATGTGGCAGCAGGCAGGGCGGGCCGGACGGCAGGGCGGCCCGTCCCTGGCCGTCCTGGTCGGGTCGGACGACCCGCTCGACGCCTACCTGCTCCACCACCCCGCCGACCTGTTCGGCCGCCCTCACGAGTCGGCCCTCGTGGACCCCGCCAACCCCTACGTCCTCGCCCCCCACCTCGAGTGCGCCGCCTACGAGGCCCCCCTCACCGAGGAGGACCTCACCCTGTTCGGCCCGGCCGCCCGCGACGTCGCGGCGGACCTGGAGACCGAAGGCACCCTGCGCCAGCGCTCAGGCGGCCTACACACGGCATCCGGCCGCACCCCGGCTGCCGACATCGACCTGCGCAACGTCGGCGGCCCCCCGGTCACCATCGTGCTCGCCGACTCCGGGCAGGTGATCGGCACCGTCGACCGGGCCAGGGCCACCTCGACGGTGCACCGGGGCGCCGTCTACCTTCACCAGGGAGAGCCCTACCGGGTCGCCGAGCTCGACCTCGTCACCGGCGCCGCCCTGGTCGAGCCCGCCGCCGGTGACGAGTACACGCAGGCCCGCCGCGACGTCGGCATCGAGGTCGTCCAGCCGGCCCGCCGGGTCGACTTGCCCCGCTCGGCCCTCTGGCTCGGCCGGGTCGCCGTCTCCGACCAGGTGATCGGGTACGAACTGCGGCGGGTCGGCTCCGGCGAGATCCTTGGCTACGAGGAGCTCGACCTGCCCCCAAGCCTGCTGCCGACGGTCGCCTACTGGTACACCTTGACCCCCGAGCTGCTGGCCGCGGCCGACCTCGCCCCGGCCACCGTGCCGGGCGCCGCCCACGCCGCCGAGCACGCCCAGATCGGCCTGCTTCCCCTGTTCGCGATGTGCGACCGCTGGGACATCGGCGGCGTGTCGACCGCCTGGCACCCCGACACCGGCATGGCCACCATCTTCGTCTACGACGGCTACCCGGGCGGTGCCGGCATCGCCGAGCGCGGGCACCTGCTTGCCGCCAGGCACCTCCGCGCGACCCGCGACACCGTACGCGACTGCCCCTGCGAGACCGGCTGCCCGTCGTGCGTGCAGTCCCCCAAGTGCGGCAATGGCAACCACCCGCTCGACAAGGCGGGCGCGGTCCGTCTGCTCCACGAGCTCTTGGCTGACCTGGACGCCCCGGCGGCCCACGACACCGCCGGCCCGGCTGCCGAGCTGTCCCGGCCGGGGACCGGGCGATGA
- a CDS encoding TIGR00725 family protein — translation MTLYIGVAGASQPEPELADLAETLGRRLAEAGTIVVCGGGTGVMAAVCRGAAAVGGTTVGLLPGGNRHDGNPHLSVALPTGLGEGRNVLLVRASDTLVAIGGGYGTLSEIALALRTGVPVVGLRTWSLALAGRPVDAFPVAEQPDQAARLAIASAEAHASG, via the coding sequence ATGACCCTGTACATCGGCGTAGCGGGAGCGTCGCAACCCGAGCCCGAGCTCGCCGACCTGGCCGAGACACTCGGGCGCCGCCTGGCCGAAGCCGGCACGATCGTGGTCTGCGGCGGCGGCACCGGGGTGATGGCGGCCGTCTGCCGGGGGGCGGCCGCGGTGGGCGGGACCACGGTGGGCCTGCTGCCCGGGGGGAACCGGCACGACGGCAACCCGCACCTGAGCGTCGCGCTGCCCACTGGCCTCGGTGAGGGACGCAACGTCCTGCTCGTCAGGGCCAGCGACACCCTGGTCGCCATCGGCGGCGGATACGGCACGCTGTCGGAGATCGCCCTCGCCCTGCGCACCGGCGTCCCCGTGGTGGGGCTGCGAACCTGGTCGCTCGCGCTGGCCGGACGGCCGGTCGACGCCTTCCCAGTCGCCGAGCAGCCCGATCAGGCGGCGCGCCTGGCCATCGCGTCGGCAGAGGCCCACGCCAGTGGCTGA